The following are from one region of the Coccinella septempunctata chromosome 7, icCocSept1.1, whole genome shotgun sequence genome:
- the LOC123316605 gene encoding RNA polymerase II transcriptional coactivator gives MPKNKKKADTSDSDSGPEDRGPAKKQKKSPEDENSWDLGKNRFVKLSEFKGKWYVNIREFYEANGELKPGKKGIMLTMEQWQKFKGMVGEIDEAIKRNV, from the exons ATGCCGAAAAATAAGAAGAAAGCCGATACTTCAGATTCCGATTCTGGTCCAGAAGAT AGAGGTCCAGCTAAAAAACAGAAGAAAAGTCCGGAAGATGAAAATTCATGGGATTTAGGTAAAAACCGATTTGTGAAACTTTCCGAATTCAAGGGAAAATGGTATGTCAATATCAGAGAATTCTACGAGGCAAATGGTGAATTGAAACCCGGCAAAAAGGGTATAATGTTGACCATGGAGCAATGGCAAAAATTCAAGGGAATGGTTGGAGAGATCGATGAAGCCATCAAGCGAAATGTTTAA
- the LOC123316604 gene encoding GTPase Era, mitochondrial: MNPLGKSIKPSFNFQSIPMVLRFLRTAGKESVTIEEVPKTKLLKVAIIGMPNAGKSTLINSLMDRKVCPVSSKVHTTKRKSIAIFTQDDTQVVFLDTPGVVSLKEWKKFDLNRSFVRDGINSMYQANLIGVVHDVSNPWTRDRLDIKLLHMLEELKKKPSFLVLNKIDMVKQKRKLLELTHKLTENRLEGKLSEDNLEAEEDEVDVIKGWPFFKEIFMLSSLEGNGIDDLKKYLIKQAKPAQWLYPADKFTNEKYEDIIVSTVRAKLLDFLPQEVPYLLQPMMEFFEVNENGKITCVVLVKCPSNRVAKLVAGGSDGRLNRITAACQDELQNTFRNFVKLQIVLKGKEKKE, encoded by the exons ATGAATCCTCTAGGTAAATCAATCAAACcttcatttaattttcaaaGTATTCCTATGGTCCTCAGATTTTTGCGAACTGCGGGTAAGGAATCAGTCACTATAGAAGAAGTTCCAAAAACTAAACTTCTCAAAGTTGCGATTATTGGAATGCCAAATGCTGGTAAAAGTACATTGATAAACTCTTTGATGGATAGAAAG GTATGTCCTGTATCTTCTAAGGTACATACAACGAAAAGAAAGTCAATAGCCATTTTCACCCAGGATGATACACAAGTAGTGTTTTTAGATACACCAGGAGTTGTATCGTTGAAGGAATGGAAAAA GTTTGATTTGAACAGATCCTTTGTTAGAGATGGAATTAATAGCATGTATCAAGCTAATTTAATTGGTGTAGTTCATGATGTAAGCAATCCTTGGACAAGGGACAGATTAGATATCAAATTGCTCCATATGTTAGAAGAACTGAAGAAAAAACCAAGTTTTTTGGTATTGAACAAG ATTGACATGGTAAAACAAAAAAGGAAATTGTTGGAATTAACTCATAAACTCACAGAAAACAGATTAGAAGGAAAATTATCAGAGGATAATTTGGAGGCAGAAGAAGATGAAGTTGATGTTATTAAGGGATGGCCTTTTTTTAAAGAAATATTCATGTTGTCATCTTTAGAAG GTAATGGAATAgatgatttgaaaaaataccTTATCAAGCAGGCAAAACCTGCCCAATGGTTATACCCAGCAGACAAAttcacaaatgaaaaatatgaagacaTCATTGTCTCCACAGTAAGAGCGAAGTTATTGGATTTCCTACCACAGGAAGTTCCATATCTCTTACAACCTATGATGGAATTCTTTGAAGTCAATGAAAACG GCAAAATAACATGTGTTGTTTTGGTGAAATGTCCGAGTAACAGAGTGGCTAAATTAGTTGCTGGAGGTTCGGATGGAAGACTCAACAGGATTACGGCTGCATGTCAAGATGAATTACAAAATACTTTCAGAAATTTTGTTAAGCTGCAAATTGTTTTGAAAGGAAAAGAGAAGAAAGAATAA
- the LOC123316751 gene encoding serine/threonine-protein kinase atr codes for MSSIEETILAFPSWKLLNDTMIMPDVFKKEESVTRLVSIIKSSVFENTFVHEKDPSLSYTEYQEIANMYKSFTTWILGRFFYAMSGRKLNRIHESLIDVQKYILLQLSKTQPNIYRDITIEYGKALTTLKNFYLGESNNEKEILQVFIPSEHDALKNKIDLSPIYVEITSRTTCINLLNNITQIIQPILVDCFMFYNFGEEIERILNNYLSILNKGTISLKLSILISYGMIVEQLNIHKSFCRNIEIILQKFYLYFENIICSVCDGTISLDEVQYSSLENVMVRVYNNFEFIKNGNFKCKRLTLSLYTKMFKKSWKYNISDEFLDIIVPHIQNLDINIGENYEDFLIEHLSTLNFFKICILKNRWKNDILKHCSQLKCGKEIKVYEHNVSKEWGIFCEIFLRKLEESHQPFIEYLEFFNKLFTLLLEITMEVQNFLIDEKSVIDATLVFFKEGPVFYNFVKKLSESIDDNVGDKLQDLYCIFLVNFMVLSRTKNLDVVFTIIAYPYLIPHIYSNGKEMPNQLIGFNDSFAFKKAIQELYEIMGKTNYSEIKSSKYLRYFIEVLSCGLLQNLNESHINHIQFVLLKICNFIHKEQNEVVKMEMLHSIPHIISIFPRSESYLNEFFTPNLNNGTGKILNTALSLSKHLLCSSYCDYIKVIILNTTGKLTIEIYCENCDTEIRNSTEKGEKLSQFKKRIKSMGPSMIFNFCRNKFDMSSLSSDILRRSMAVLETREAEAKICALKLLPTVARHLPNFISVDIVKIWLDKLEDCDSKVQGVLAKNIGMILKNSQENMAVSESVKKDYFDKVLETILELTKKSIRYSKFELQDTLLISIRSIIELQYEHTILPLFKIILYLIMVPTSKYFPIAINRLYYLAETHNKTPQQIYVSHTKEICDTLTHLCVVNQMALNYRMSTSLKKISMIFGFTVKDFVTKECQYLLPFLIAKIKTLPSVNKLIEEMAAIMDVELPELLASKYGYIFIHIFLNQETSGVYKAVMSYVENTTGLSGENLRRKNFRVILNNLLLHFHRKNREVVLALKLLVKEDTEKKTENIPEYLHSHFLGVLQFFLNTLISDENDHKETLRSLSGIISFMGSKHITPLRFKIISILQTFNYEKYPILVSEVWFTFLKCCEVEMLGPQLATIFKSLQPLMDQCPNEINKIYMYLICENETKFSEHIKDLFFMKNTKVSTQISYKLQSYLSEIERYTFKQKIKWLLKYLTHETIEIRVEGLKELNLLLEKNREELDNMILGYNGLDDSIVELIDILTSTCREKDKQLKLACAEVMGELGALEPSHLPRRYVRDTREFSFFIYEDNFVVNALNELIKALQAETNAVNMDRTALAIQEILKTYHISPDEKSSKHSIWKQFTESQQELMKPLLSSRYISALNSLSFDFTIPIFGSNLGSTFETWLYNWACSLISKLPTERRTLLEGCLPSMKEGERILMHFLPHILLHSLIEGNCEEAAYDEFQAVLSSFSTKHELDNSIVSVVAVPMPGASIVSQTVTQKEFWKNQCTKTVFILLDFLDRWLREWQCLKRVAGRNDPNFKKIKNFLSRFCKLQLANCNYRCGEYPRALMYLEDFITENPIEMAENLSFLAEIYAQLDEPDGVAGTMALRNTEPSIEDRILALEVSGKLADAAACYERIKPPLKLRHIQGLMQCYLDLDNVNTALNFVYGALNTYDYYGNMLLEMQAEPLWRLGSFDHLNQLLKRPELVNNKSWGVQIGKALIHFGKGERNEFQCTLESLKLQQVDSLGAASLVEGAYQHGYGYIARLHSLNELQQVEKCMHSLLVQSNDNKLIERVINDLKGEWELRLKVVQESVRIMEPILCMRRVALEQGKKLIEEKLPNAIPYIDALLGECWLLSVKTARSARVHQQAFTYTLKAEEYAPAELFIEKARLHWLREENEQAMTTLKRGLDKLLHGIQKNYDKLSLDQRKLCAEARLLFATYNDSTSNVEADITLQNYKDAYEVYKGWEKTMVCLGQYYDRRFQSLPPEERDSKSSDLQIVMINYFGGSLLYGSTFVYQSLPRLLSIWFDYGTRLLDVTISKVREERRTNLLKMTHLIDNFLQKLPVYIFLTAFSQLVSRICHPQKEVYIELKSIIIKLLLHYPQQTLWMLIPIMKSSYAMRVKRCSEIFNDPKLRSPPMIDLIKDFTALAEKLIELCNKDIPNDVSTTSVNSLLRSLPRMLSKGNFSEIMIPTHKFRKLVLPNPDIKKSDQHNPFPNQYVHIVGIQDEMTILTSLQRPRKIILRGSDGKGYIQMLKPKDDLRKDFRLMEFNDIVNQLLARDAEARERRLNIRLYSVAPLNEECGLIEWVPNLLGLRPILMGLYNQNGLGMRNSELREVVCDLKDPLSKKRDVFVKRLLVRHPPILGEWFRRNFPDAQSWLTARTAFIRTTAVMSMVGYILGLGDRHGENISIDSTSGDTVHVDFNCLFNKGESLEYPERVPFRLTHNMVSAMGPLGVEGMFRKSCVCTLGVLRTNTATLMSIVTPFVYDPLVSWTRISVQATGAERTNDQAFENIKNIELRLQGVIKYGGRTQSLSPLSVEGQTNYLIKEAMSIDNLCQMYYGWGPFL; via the exons atgTCTTCTATAGAGGAGACAATCCTTGCTTTTCCATCTTGGAAATTGCTAAACGACACGATGATAATGCCCGATGTCTTCAAGAAAGAAGAGTCTGTAACTAGACTTGTATCCATCATAAAATCGAGTGTGTTCGAAAATACATTCGTACACGAAAAGGATCCTTCCCTTTCTTACACCGAGTACCAAGAAATAGCTAACATGTATAAGTCTTTCACAACCTGGATATTGGGTAGATTTTTTTATGCAATGAGTGGCCGCAAACTTAACAGAATACACGAGTCTCTAATAGATGTCCAGAAATATATTTTGTTGCAGTTGTCAAAGACACAACCAAATATTTATCGGGATATCACAATAGAATATGGGAAGGCACTCACTACATTGAAAAACTTCTATTTGGGAGAAAGTAACAATGAAAAAGAAATCTTACAGGTCTTTATACCTTCTGAACATGATGCACTCAAGAACAAAATAGATTTGAGTCCCATTTATGTAGAAATCACATCGAGAACTACTTGCATCAATCTGTTAAATAACATAACGCAAATTATTCAACCTATTCTGGTTGATTGTTTTATGTTTTATAATTTTGGTGAGGAAATAGAAAGGATTTTGAACAACTATCtatcaatattgaataaaggaACTATAAGTTTAAAACTGAGCATTTTAATATCATATGGTATGATTGTTGAACAACTGAATATACACAAAAGTTTCTGCAGAAACATCGAGATCATATTACAGAAGTTTTatttgtattttgaaaatataatcTGTAGTGTTTGTGATGGAACTATAAGTCTTGATGAAGTTCAGTACTCGTCCTTAGAAAATGTGATGGTAAGAGTTTATAACAATTTTGAGTTCATCAAGAATGGAAATTTTAAATGTAAAAGATTAACACTTTCATTATATACCAAAATGTTCAAGAAATCATGGAAATACAATATTTCAGATGAATTTTTGGATATCATAGTGCCTCATATCCAGAATTTAGACATAAATATTGGGGAAAACTATGAAGATTTCCTCATAGAACATTTAAGTACATTGAActtcttcaaaatatgtatattgaaaaatagatGGAAGAACGATATATTGAAACACTGTTCTCAACTCAAATGTGGAAAAGAAAtaaaagtttatgaacacaATGTGAGCAAGGAGTGGGGCATATTCTGTGAAATATtcctgagaaaattggaagaaagcCATCAAccatttattgaatatttagaGTTTTTCAATAAGCTATTTACGTTACTCCTTGAAATTACCATGGAAGTACAGAATTTCCTTATAGATGAAAAATCTGTTATTGATGCTACATTGGTTTTTTTCAAAGAGGGTCCTGTTTTCTACAATTTTGTGAAGAAATTGAGTGAGTCAATTGACGATAATGTTGGAGATAAGCTTCAAGATTTGTATTGTATATTTCTTGTTAATTTCATGGTGCTCTCGAGAACGAAAAATTTAGATGTTGTTTTCACAATAATTGCTTATCCTTATTTGATACCACATATATACAGCAATGGAAAAGAAATGCCTAACCAACTCATAGGATTCAATGATAGCTTTGCTTTCAAAAAGGCTATCCAGGAATTATACGAGATAATGGGCAAAACAAATTATTCAGAAATCAAATCTTCAAAGTATCTGAGATATTTTATTGAAGTTTTGAGCTGTGGACTGTTGCAGAATTTGAATGAGAGCCACATTAATCATATTCAATTTGtattattgaaaatttgtaaTTTTATTCACAAGGAACAAAATGAGGTGGTTAAAATGGAA ATGTTACATTCAATTCCACACATCATATCAATATTTCCAAGATCAGAATCTTATTTGAACGAGTTCTTCACTCCCAATTTAAATAATGGAACAGGGAAAATACTAAATACTGCTTTATCTCTATCAAAACACCTTTTATGTAGTTCGTATTGTGACTACATAAAAgttattattttgaatacaacgGGAAAATTAACTATTGAAATATACTGTGAAAATTGTGATACTGAGATAAGAAACTCGACTGAAAAAGGTGAAAAACTGAGTCAGTTCAAGAAACGTATTAAATCCATGGGTCCCTccatgattttcaatttttgtcgTAACAAATTCGACATGAGCTCCTTATCCAGCGATATATTGAGGAGAAGTATGGCAGTGCTAGAAACTAGAGAAGCAGAGGCTAAGATTTGTGCCTTAAAGTTATTACCAACAGTGGCCAGACATTTACCAAATTTTATATCTGTTGATATTGTTAAAATATGGCTGGATAAATTGGAAGATTGTGATTCAAAAGTACAAGGAGTTCTGGCGAAAAATATTGGCATGATTTTGAAGAATAGTCAG GAGAATATGGCAGTTTCTGAAAGTGTTAAAAAAGATTATTTTGATAAAGTTTTGGAAACAATCCTAGAGTTAACTAAGAAATCAATTAGATATTCGAAATTCGAATTACAAGATACCCTGCTTATATCCATAAGATCGATAATTGAGCTTCAGTACGAACACACTATTTTACCATTGTTCAAAATAATTCTATATTTGATTATGGTTCCCACATCTAAATATTTTCCTATAGCAATCAATAGACTGTATTATTTGGCAGAAACACACAACAAAACACCACAACAAATATATGTTTCCCATACAAAAGAGATTTGTGATACTTTGACCCACTTATGTGTTGTGAACCAAATGGCTCTAAATTATAGAATGAGCACTTCCCTGAAAAAGATATCGATGATCTTTGGATTTACCGTGAAAGATTTTGTTACTAAGGAGTGTCAGTATTTATTACcgttcttgattgcaaaaatcaAAACTCTGCCCAGTGTCAACAAACTTATCGAGGAAATGGCTGCAATTATGGATGTTGAACTTCCTGAGCTTTTAGCCAGTAAATATGGTTATATTTTTATTCACATTTTCTTGAATCAAGAAACTAGTGGCGTTTACAAAGCTGTAATGTCGTATGTGGAAAATACCACTGGTTTAAGTGGGGAGAACCTTAGACGAAAAAACTTCAGA GTCATCTTGAACAACCTACTCCTGCATTTCCATAGGAAGAATAGAGAAGTAGTTCTGGCCCTCAAACTTCTTGTTAAAGAagatacagaaaaaaaaacagaaaatattCCTGAGTACCTCCATTCGCATTTTCTTGGAGTGCTCCAATTCTTCCTGAATACACTCATTTCCGATGAGAACGATCACAAGGAAACTCTTCGAAGCTTATCAGGGATAATCAGTTTCATGGGATCCAAACATATAACACCATTGagattcaaaataatttcaatctTGCAAACTTTCAACTATGAAAAATATCCCATTCTAGTTTCGGAGGTGTGGTTTACTTTCCTCAAATGCTGCGAGGTAGAAATGTTGGGCCCCCAATTAGCAACAATATTCAAATCGCTGCAGCCACTCATGGATCAATGTCCCAATGAAATAAACAAGATATACATGTATTTGATATGTGAAAATGAAACTAAATTCAGTGAACATATAAAGGATCTGTTTTTCATGAAGAACACAAAGGTTTCCACACAAATATCGTATAAACTGCAATCATACCTCTCGGAGATTGAAAGGTACactttcaaacaaaaaattaagtGGCTGCTGAAATACCTGACACATGAAACGATTGAAATAAGGGTGGAGGGACTGAAAGAACTGAATTTATTGTTAGAAAAAAACAGGGAGGAGTTGGACAACATGATTTTAGGCTACAATGGTCTTGATGATTCTATCGTTGAATTGATAGATATCCTGACGTCTACTTGTCGAGAGAAGGATAAACAACTGAAATTAGCTTGTGCAGAGGTTATGGGAGAATTGGGAGCTTTAGAACCTAGTCATTTACCACGGAG ATATGTTCGTGATACTCGagaattttcttttttcatttatgaagataattttgtagTAAACGCTTTGAACGAATTGATCAAAGCACTTCAGGCCGAAACTAACGCTGTG AACATGGATCGTACGGCCTTAGCTATCCAGGAGATCTTGAAAACATACCATATATCGCCAGACGAGAAAAGTAGCAAACATTCCATATGGAAACAATTCACAGAATCTCAGCAGGAACTAATGAAGCCTCTTCTATCCTCACGTTACATTTCAGCCTTGAACTCATTGAGTTTTGATTTTACTATACCGATTTTTGGATCGAATTTGGGTTCAACTTTCGAGACATGGCTTTATAA tTGGGCTTGCAGTCTTATTTCGAAACTACCCACTGAAAGAAGGACATTATTGGAAGGTTGTCTGCCTAGTATGAAAGAGGGGGAGAGGATTTTGATGCACTTTTTACCCCATATTCTTCTGCATAGTTTGATCGAAGGTAACTGTGAAGAAGCGGCGTATGATGAATTTCAAGCAGTGTTGAGCTCCTTCAGTACCAAACATGAATTGGATAACTCCATTGTAAGC GTGGTGGCTGTACCAATGCCTGGTGCAAGTATTGTTTCTCAGACCGTCACTCAGAAGGAGTTTTGGAAGAATCAGTGCACAAAAACTGTATTTATCCTCCTAGACTTCTTGGACAGGTGGTTGAGAGAGTGGCAATGCCTCAAAAGAGTGGCAGGAAGGAATGATCCCAACTTCAAGAAAATTAAG AACTTTCTGAGTCGATTTTGCAAACTGCAATTGGCAAATTGTAACTATCGATGTGGAGAATACCCCAGAGCCTTGATGTACCTTGAAGACTTCATCACAGAGAACCCGATAGAAATGGCGGAAAATCTGTCCTTCTTAGCCGAG ATATATGCGCAACTGGATGAGCCAGATGGCGTTGCAGGTACTATGGCCCTTCGAAATACAGAGCCATCCATTGAAGATAGGATTTTAGCACTCGAAGTCTCTGGTAAATTGGCAGATGCTGCCGCATGTTACGAAAGAATAAAACCCCCGCTAAAGCTCAGACACATTCAG ggattgatgcaatGTTATTTGGACTTGGATAACGTGAATACTGCGTTGAATTTTGTTTACGGAGCCTTAAATACCTACGATTACTATGGTAACATGCTGCTGGAAATGCAAGCCGAACCTCTGTGGAGACTAGGGAGCTTTGATCATTTAAACCAACTTTTAAAGAGACCGGAACTGGTGAACAACAAGAGTTGGGGTGTACAAATTGGGAAAGCTTTGATTCACTTCGGTAAAG GAGAAAGGAATGAATTTCAATGCACTCTAGAGTCTCTTAAACTGCAACAAGTTGACTCGCTTGGCGCAGCAAGTTTAGTGGAGGGCGCATATCAGCATGGCTATGGTTATATTGCCCGTTTACACTCTTTGAACGAGCTCCAACAAGTTGAGAAATGCATGCACAGCCTACTCGTTCAAAGCAATGACAACAAGTTGATTGAAAGGGTCATCAATGACTTGAAGGGGGAGTGGGAATTGAGATTGAAG GTAGTACAAGAATCGGTAAGGATAATGGAACCTATCCTATGTATGAGACGGGTTGCATTGGAGCAAGGAAAGAAATTGATTGAGGAAAAATTACCTAACGCAATTCCCTATATTGATGCCCTTCTAGGAGAATGCTGGCTGTTGAGTGTCAAAACTGCAAGATCTGCTCGAGTCCATCAGCAAGCTTTTACCTACACGTTGAAAGCTGAGGAGTATGCTCCAGCTGAATTATTCATTGAGAAAGCAAGATTGCACTGGCTTAGAGAAGAGAACGAACAAGCTATGACTACCTTGAAAAGGGGTTTAGATAAACTTTTGCATGGTATCCAGAAGAATTATGATAAGTTGAGTCTGGACCAAAG aaaattatgtgcagAAGCAAGGTTATTGTTTGCAACATACAATGATAGTACCTCTAATGTTGAAGCAGACATTACTCTCCAAAATTACAAAGATGCTTACGAAGTCTACAAAGGATGGGAGAAAACTATG GTTTGTTTAGGTCAGTACTATGACCGTAGATTCCAGTCTCTGCCACCGGAAGAGAGGGATTCAAAGTCTAGTGATCTCCAAATTGTGATGATCAACTATTTCGGGGGCTCCCTTCTATATGGAAGTACCTTTGTTTATCAATCTTTACCCAGACTTCTTTCTATTTGGTTTGATTATGGCACCAGGTTGCTTGATGTTACAATATCGAAAGTAAGGGAAGAAAGAAGAACGAATCTATTGAAAATGACCCATTTGATCGATAACTTCCTACAGAAATTGCCTGTTTATATCTTTTTGACGGCGTTTTCCCAACTGGTATCTAGAATATGTCATCCCCAGAAAGAG GTTTACATTGAACTGAAATcgataataataaaattgttgTTGCATTACCCTCAACAAACGTTATGGATGTTGATCCCTATAATGAAATCGAGCTATGCCATGCGAGTTAAGAGGTGTAGCGAAATATTCAATGATCCAAAACTAAGGTCACCACCCATGATTGATCTCATCAAGGATTTCACTGCTTTGGCGGAAAAATTGATAGAACTGTGCAATAAAGACATACCGAATGATGTTTCGACTACCTCAGTGAACAGTTTGCTGAGAAGTCTACCTAG GATGCTCAGTAAGGGTAACTTCAGCGAAATCATGATCCCAACGCATAAGTTCAGGAAGTTGGTTCTACCGAATCCGGATATTAAAAAGTCTGATCAGCATAATCCATTTCCCAATCAATATGTTCATATTGTAGGGATACAGGACGAAATGACGATATTAACTAGTCTTCAAAGACCAAGAAAGATAATCTTGAGAGGGAGCGACGGCAAAGG TTATATTCAAATGCTGAAACCTAAGGACGATTTGAGGAAAGATTTCAGACTGATGGAATTCAATGATATTGTGAATCAATTACTGGCTCGTGATGCAGAAGCTAGGGAACGCAGACTGAATATAAGGTTATATTCAGTAGCTCCGCTGAACGAAGAGTGTGGTCTTATAGAGTGGGTACCGAATCTCCTAGGCCTTAGGCCGATACTGATGGGTCTTTATAACCAAAATG GTCTAGGAATGAGGAATTCGGAACTCAGGGAAGTTGTCTGTGATTTAAAGGATCCCTTATCGAAGAAAAGGGATGTGTTTGTTAAAAGGTTGTTGGTTCGACATCCACCAATTCTCGGAGAATGGTTCAGGAGGAATTTTCCAGATGCTcaa AGTTGGTTGACTGCCAGGACAGCCTTTATAAGGACTACTGCAGTGATGTCAATGGTTGGTTATATTCTTGGTTTGGGTGATCGTCATGGGGAGAATATTTCTATAGATTCGACATCTGGCGACACTGTTCATGTGGATTTCAACTGTTTGTTCAATAAAG GTGAATCGTTGGAGTATCCGGAGAGAGTACCTTTCAGGCTCACTCACAACATGGTGTCGGCTATGGGCCCCCTTGGCGTCGAGGGAATGTTCAGAAAATCCTGCGTTTGCACTCTTGGTGTACTGAGAACGAATACCGCGACTCTTATGTCTATTGTAACTCCATTTGTTTATGATCCTTTGGTGTCTTGGACTAGGATATCGGTTCAAGCAACAGGGGCAGAACGAACGAACGATCAG gcattcgagaatattaaaaacataGAACTCAGGCTGCAAGGTGTAATTAAGTATGGAGGAAGAACGCAATCTCTTTCCCCGCTGTCTGTGGAGGGTCAGACTAATTACCTAATCAAAGAAGCAATGAGTATTGATAATTTATGCCAAATGTATTACGGCTGGGGACCGTTCttgtga